The following coding sequences are from one Saccopteryx bilineata isolate mSacBil1 chromosome 3, mSacBil1_pri_phased_curated, whole genome shotgun sequence window:
- the CENPA gene encoding histone H3-like centromeric protein A — MDPPRRGRGRGRKSVTPRRRPASPASPARRPGPPVGTPSRGPRPSRGPRRRPPGLLVLREIRKLQKSTNLLLRKLPFSRLAREICVKFTRGVDFCWQAQALLALQEAAEAFLVHLFEDAYLLTLHAGRVTLFPKDVQLARRIRGIQEGLG; from the exons ATGGACCCGCCCCGCCGAGGACGAGGGCGAGGGCGCAAGTCCGTAACCCCAAGGAGGCGCCCAGCGAGCCCAGCGAGCCCGGCCCGCCGGCCGGGCCCCCCCGTAG GCACGCCCTCCCGTGGACCTCGACCCTCCCGTGGACCTCGACGGCGTCCTCCGGGTCTTCTAGTTCTGAGAGAGATCCGAAAGCTTCAGAAGAGCACAAACCTATTGTTAAGGAAACTCCCCTTCAGCCGCCTG GCAAGAGAAATATGTGTTAAATTCACCCGTGGTGTGGACTTCTGTTGGCAAGCCCAGGCTCTATTGGCCCTACAGGAG GCTGCAGAAGCATTTCTGGTTCATCTCTTTGAGGATGCTTATCTCCTCACCCTGCACGCCGGCCGCGTTACTCTCTTCCCGAAGGACGTGCAGCTGGCCCGGAGGATCCGAGGCATCCAGGAAGGGCTCGGCTGA